The DNA region CCCGTGCCCTGGCCTATGATGTAGTGCTCAACGGCGAGGAACTGGGCGGGGGCTCGATCCGTATCCACAACGCCGACTTGCAAATGAAGATCTTCGAGCTGCTGGGCTTCTCGCGCGAGGAAGCGCGCAGCAAATTCGGCTTTCTGCTCGAAGCGCTGACCTATGGCGCGCCGCCCCACGGTGGAATCGCGCTGGGGGTGGATCGGATTGCGATGATTTTATCCGCTACCGATTCGCTACGTGATGTCATGGCGTTTCCCAAGACCCAGCGTGCCACCGATTTGATGACCGGGGCGCCCTCGGAAGTGGATAATCGCCAATTGCAGGAACTGTCGATAAGGGTGGTCAAATGAACACAGCCTTTCGCCGCTGGCCAATGTGGGGGGTGTTCGCATTGCTCGCGGCCGCCTGCGCGCCGGCTTGGGTTCCTGTGATCGGCAAAAATCCCGAGGTTCAGACCCATGCGGTGCTAGGGATCAAAACCGTGCGCATTCATCGCATCGCCGTGCTTCCCCTCATTAACGCAGCCGGCGTCCCCGACGACGCCGGCGACACCATCACCGCGGAGCTGCAGGCGCGAATGGCGCTGGAGGCGGAATGGGATCTGGTGCCAGCCTCCGACGTGGATGACGCGCTTTCAAAATTACCGCCCACCACGGCCAACAATCTCCAAAGCAACGCGTTGGCGCTGGGCAAAGCCGTGCAGGCCGACGGCGTTATTTACGGCAAGGTTCAAACCTATCGCGAGCGCGTGGGAGCCGATTACGCTGCCGCCAGCCCGGCCGAGGTAGCCTTTTCACTCGATCTGGTAGCGTTGAGCAACAAACAAGTCATTTGGTCGGCGCGCTTTGAGCGCGAACAGCAATCGCTGACCGAAAATGTGTTCGAAGTCTACGACTTCATCAAGCATCAGGGACGCTGGCTGCTGGCCCATGAAATTGCCCAGCAGGGCGTTGATCAAGCGGTCAAGAACCTCCACAGCAAGCTCAATTTGCAAGAGCAGATCGAGCACTTCAAGGTGCCTCAATACGAAGGCCCGTTCGATGATAACAGCACGATGAATTAAAAAGCCGGCAAATTGGACCAGGCTCTTACGGCGCCCCCAGTGCACGAGCGTGCTTGGCGCCGGAAACCCATTCGCCATAACGTGCCAAGCCCAGACGCAGGGGGCGTGGCGTGGCTTGGCGCAACAGGCGGGTGGCGGGAAGGGAAAGCGTAATCAGGAAGGGGGTGAGGAAGGCGCTGATGGTGGAAACTGCCACCGCGACCGAATAGAGAAATTCCCCGGTCGCGCCGGCCTTGTGGCCGACTTCGGCCATGATGAAGGCGAATTCGCCAATTTGGGCTAGTGCAAAGCCAGCCTGCAGCGAGGTAGTGGGGTGCTCCCCAATGAGCAGCGCACCCAAGGTTACGCCGACGATTTTGCCGGCCACCACCACTGCGAGCAGGACCAGTAGGGCGGGCCAGAACTTGAGTAGCAAGGAGGGATCAATCAGCATCCCCACCGAAACGAAAAACAGCGCGCCGAACATATCGCGCACCGGCGCAATCACGTGCTCCACCTGCTTGGCTTCGCCCGAGCCCGCCACCAACGAGCCAGCTAGAAAAGCCCCCAACGCCACCGAATAGCCGGCGCGCTCGGCCAGCAAGGCGGACAGAAAGCAGACCCCCAGAGCGCTGATCAAAAGAGTTTCCTGACGATGCATGCGAGCGACAGCACGGATCAGGTAAGGTACGGTCAAGCCA from Candidatus Binataceae bacterium includes:
- a CDS encoding cation:proton antiporter, which encodes MVLVGHNFLEDLALVMCVAAIATVIFQILRQPLVVGYLVAGMIVGPHVAVPVFANVQRIQAVADLGVVLLLFSIGLEFDLRRLLRLAPTCGLITLIQVGLLFVLGYLAAHGLGWSPIESIFTGAIVSISSTTIVAKVFAEKHVDSRLRELCFGVLLAEDVMAILLLGLLTVVARDRTFAPAILMSVGGRLALFLAALLVGGGLTVPYLIRAVARMHRQETLLISALGVCFLSALLAERAGYSVALGAFLAGSLVAGSGEAKQVEHVIAPVRDMFGALFFVSVGMLIDPSLLLKFWPALLVLLAVVVAGKIVGVTLGALLIGEHPTTSLQAGFALAQIGEFAFIMAEVGHKAGATGEFLYSVAVAVSTISAFLTPFLITLSLPATRLLRQATPRPLRLGLARYGEWVSGAKHARALGAP